One genomic segment of Vulpes vulpes isolate BD-2025 chromosome 2, VulVul3, whole genome shotgun sequence includes these proteins:
- the GBGT1 gene encoding globoside alpha-1,3-N-acetylgalactosaminyltransferase 1 isoform X1: protein MRCRRLALGLGFSLLSGIALWSLWMYMETWLPFSYVPYYLPCPEIFNMKLQYKGEKPFQPVTRSPHPQPKLLEQRPTELLTLTPWLAPIVSEGTFNPELLQHIYQPLNLTIGLTVFAVGKYTRFVQHFLESAEQFFMQGYQVYYYIFTNDPAAIPQVPLGPGRLLSIIPIQRHSRWEEISTRRMETISRHIAQRAHREVDYLFCVDVDMVFRNPWGPETLGDLVAAIHPGYYAVPRQQFPYERRHISTAFVADNEGDFYYGGAVFGGRVAKVYEFTTGCHMAILADKANGIMAAWQEESHLNRRFISHKPSKVLSPEYLWDDRKPQPPSLKLIRFSTLDKATSWLRS, encoded by the exons ATGCGCTGCCGCAGACTGGCCCTGGGCCTCGGATTCAGCCTGCTGTCCGGCATTGCCCTCTGGTCCCTGTG GATGTATATGGAGACCTGGCTGCCCTTCTCCTATGTCCCCTATTATCTCCCCTGCCCAGAGATCTT CAACATGAAACTGCAGTATAAGGGGGAGAAGCCATTCCAGCCTGTGACACG GTCACCGCACCCTCAGCCCAAGCTCCTGGAGCAGAG GCCTACTGAGCTGCTGACGCTCACACCCTGGTTGGCGCCCATTGTCTCCGAGGGAACCTTCAACCCTGAGCTTCTGCAGCACATCTACCAGCCGCTGAACCTGACCATCGGGCTCACGGTGTTTGCCGTGGGGAA GTATACCCGCTTCGTCCAGCACTTCCTGGAGTCGGCTGAGCAGTTCTTCATGCAGGGTTACCAGGTGTACTACTATATCTTCACTAATGACCCTGCAGCCattcctcaggtcccgctgggcCCCGGCCGCCTCCTCAGCATCATCCCCATCCAGAGGCACTCCCGCTGGGAGGAGATTTCCACACGCCGGATGGAGACCATCAGCCGGCATATTGCCCAGAGGGCACACCGTGAGGTGGATTACCTCTTCTGTGTCGATGTGGACATGGTGTTCCGGAACCCATGGGGCCCCGAGACCTTGGGGGACCTAGTGGCTGCAATTCACCCAGGCTACTATGCTGTACCCCGCCAGCAGTTCCCCTACGAGCGCAGGCATATTTCCACAGCCTTTGTGGCAGACAACGAGGGGGACTTCTATTATGGTGGGGCAGTCTTTGGGGGGCGGGTGGCCAAGGTGTATGAGTTTACCACAGGCTGCCACATGGCCATCCTGGCAGACAAGGCCAATGGCATCATGGCAGCCTGGCAGGAGGAGAGTCACCTGAACCGTCGCTTCATCTCGCACAAGCCCTCCAAAGTGCTGTCCCCTGAGTACCTCTGGGATGACAGGAAGCCCCAGCCACCTAGCCTGAAGTTGATCCGCTTTTCTACACTGGACAAGGCCACCAGCTGGCTGAGGAGCTGA
- the GBGT1 gene encoding globoside alpha-1,3-N-acetylgalactosaminyltransferase 1 isoform X2, translated as MKLQYKGEKPFQPVTRSPHPQPKLLEQRPTELLTLTPWLAPIVSEGTFNPELLQHIYQPLNLTIGLTVFAVGKYTRFVQHFLESAEQFFMQGYQVYYYIFTNDPAAIPQVPLGPGRLLSIIPIQRHSRWEEISTRRMETISRHIAQRAHREVDYLFCVDVDMVFRNPWGPETLGDLVAAIHPGYYAVPRQQFPYERRHISTAFVADNEGDFYYGGAVFGGRVAKVYEFTTGCHMAILADKANGIMAAWQEESHLNRRFISHKPSKVLSPEYLWDDRKPQPPSLKLIRFSTLDKATSWLRS; from the exons ATGAAACTGCAGTATAAGGGGGAGAAGCCATTCCAGCCTGTGACACG GTCACCGCACCCTCAGCCCAAGCTCCTGGAGCAGAG GCCTACTGAGCTGCTGACGCTCACACCCTGGTTGGCGCCCATTGTCTCCGAGGGAACCTTCAACCCTGAGCTTCTGCAGCACATCTACCAGCCGCTGAACCTGACCATCGGGCTCACGGTGTTTGCCGTGGGGAA GTATACCCGCTTCGTCCAGCACTTCCTGGAGTCGGCTGAGCAGTTCTTCATGCAGGGTTACCAGGTGTACTACTATATCTTCACTAATGACCCTGCAGCCattcctcaggtcccgctgggcCCCGGCCGCCTCCTCAGCATCATCCCCATCCAGAGGCACTCCCGCTGGGAGGAGATTTCCACACGCCGGATGGAGACCATCAGCCGGCATATTGCCCAGAGGGCACACCGTGAGGTGGATTACCTCTTCTGTGTCGATGTGGACATGGTGTTCCGGAACCCATGGGGCCCCGAGACCTTGGGGGACCTAGTGGCTGCAATTCACCCAGGCTACTATGCTGTACCCCGCCAGCAGTTCCCCTACGAGCGCAGGCATATTTCCACAGCCTTTGTGGCAGACAACGAGGGGGACTTCTATTATGGTGGGGCAGTCTTTGGGGGGCGGGTGGCCAAGGTGTATGAGTTTACCACAGGCTGCCACATGGCCATCCTGGCAGACAAGGCCAATGGCATCATGGCAGCCTGGCAGGAGGAGAGTCACCTGAACCGTCGCTTCATCTCGCACAAGCCCTCCAAAGTGCTGTCCCCTGAGTACCTCTGGGATGACAGGAAGCCCCAGCCACCTAGCCTGAAGTTGATCCGCTTTTCTACACTGGACAAGGCCACCAGCTGGCTGAGGAGCTGA